One window of the Endomicrobium proavitum genome contains the following:
- a CDS encoding autotransporter outer membrane beta-barrel domain-containing protein yields the protein MKKTLVYSVFVLSCLLVFIGNIYGQSHSRINNINYAEFDVSVSTQFVNLSNNAGGAVYNGYGGVIKFQALAGIITITFSSNNATTQGGAIHNTYSSTVSSTSIIEFKNSIVNFIDNSVGTYGGAIFNNNYSLLEFNNSSVLFANNISSNSGGAIYNNDRSTVSFIGASVNFSSNNSTYNGSAIFNNSYSLIEFSGSSVTFAGNNSINASGSSIYNSNYSIISFNGGFVGFSNNISSQNATVTNTNSLIQFINLSVIFDNNNALIGNGGAIYNMNNSTISVSGGTMKFQNNKALAVAGAIVNTGFIDFTNAEISFIDNQAGTNGGAVNTQGANSKFLVNASSISFTNNTSNTGNGGAIWSNKVVEIAGSVINFINNKAIAGAGGGVFAQAGSSITLEGSGNFIGNEAGSYGGAIYVSSSASVSIIANNGDIAFDNNKMNGSPNDIYIADWGVLNLGGAKDIYFKSGIGFNTTTSSMNIKVTKEGSGVVYLDYSNPYLSNLEFKEGSISLHSAGSNSVGRQLTINELDASASGSQKIYMNVKINGQIDDESDKIRIIDKYEGNIEIAGKQVGTIGALTAGDGMKAVEFGENAVINGNFSLEGGKIDNGAYEIKMYKGDDATFSDWSASADPRDYYLRTAVSGAGGNPVLTDVYKTMANMPILNVLLARAGMNSLEKRLGDLRGFGVGIAGVWSRVYGVNEKVKDMVDTNLSLMGIEAGFDVLVNREEKNKIYVGGMFGYTGTLEAKTKLGVENSNGNGRGVSVGLYGSWIEESGWFVDLASRYFITSFDMANYSSIGDKLEYKPERDIWATGIEAGKTFKVEEDENKYIRIEPKLEVQYLMAGDDKTTVTNGVGSLEYGKANYVKGKANILIGYAVMKNGEVKYEPYIEIGYNHELAGKGKMSYSGVGYESNISGGGFEGALGIDVKVSENIYIYGQGNIESGEKFSAIGANVGVRIGIGEKGKEAAVVETKAKPAVVESTATAAVEKEDKDIEEAKARRKASIKAFSIKAASFGVGKSELTPKAKEDIKEMAQEIKKYEYTSVTIEGHTDASGKAEVNQELSEKRAKSVREEFVKEGIEESKVRIIGFGHRMSVDTNETAAGRANNRRVEIFVE from the coding sequence ATGAAAAAGACATTAGTTTATTCTGTTTTTGTGTTATCTTGTTTGCTTGTATTTATTGGCAATATCTACGGTCAGAGTCATTCTCGCATAAATAATATCAATTATGCTGAATTTGACGTGAGTGTCTCCACGCAATTTGTGAACTTATCTAATAACGCCGGCGGAGCCGTGTACAATGGTTATGGCGGAGTAATAAAATTTCAAGCGTTAGCAGGCATAATCACAATAACTTTCAGCAGTAATAACGCAACAACTCAAGGCGGCGCTATTCATAACACTTATTCTTCTACTGTTTCAAGTACCTCTATAATTGAATTTAAGAATTCAATTGTGAATTTTATTGACAACAGCGTGGGCACTTATGGCGGCGCTATTTTCAATAATAATTATTCTTTGCTTGAATTTAATAATTCAAGCGTGCTTTTTGCTAATAACATTTCCAGCAATTCCGGCGGCGCTATTTATAATAATGATAGATCCACTGTTAGTTTTATTGGCGCGTCTGTGAATTTTAGCAGTAACAACTCAACTTACAATGGCAGCGCTATTTTCAATAATAGTTATTCTTTGATTGAATTTAGCGGTTCAAGCGTAACTTTCGCCGGTAACAACAGTATAAACGCCTCCGGTAGCTCTATTTATAATAGCAATTATTCCATTATTAGTTTTAATGGCGGATTTGTGGGTTTTAGTAATAATATATCCAGTCAAAACGCAACTGTTACTAATACTAATTCTTTGATTCAATTTATTAATTTAAGCGTAATTTTTGATAATAACAACGCGTTGATTGGCAATGGCGGCGCAATTTATAACATGAATAATTCCACTATTAGTGTTAGTGGCGGCACTATGAAATTTCAAAATAACAAAGCGCTGGCAGTTGCCGGGGCAATTGTAAACACAGGCTTTATAGATTTTACCAACGCAGAAATAAGTTTTATTGACAACCAAGCAGGAACAAACGGCGGGGCGGTAAACACCCAAGGGGCAAACAGTAAATTTTTAGTAAACGCTTCCAGTATAAGTTTTACAAACAACACCTCAAATACCGGCAACGGCGGAGCAATATGGAGCAATAAGGTAGTAGAAATAGCCGGCAGCGTCATAAATTTTATAAACAACAAAGCAATAGCGGGAGCCGGAGGGGGAGTATTTGCGCAAGCAGGAAGCAGCATAACATTAGAAGGGTCAGGGAATTTTATAGGAAACGAAGCGGGAAGTTACGGAGGAGCAATATACGTGTCAAGCAGCGCAAGCGTAAGCATAATAGCAAACAACGGGGACATAGCGTTTGACAATAATAAAATGAACGGAAGCCCCAACGACATATACATAGCTGATTGGGGCGTGTTGAATTTAGGGGGAGCAAAAGATATATATTTTAAAAGCGGAATAGGGTTTAATACGACAACAAGCAGCATGAATATAAAAGTAACAAAAGAGGGAAGCGGGGTAGTATATCTAGATTATAGTAACCCGTATTTAAGCAATTTAGAATTTAAAGAAGGAAGCATAAGTTTGCACAGCGCAGGAAGCAATAGCGTAGGCAGGCAGTTGACAATAAACGAATTAGACGCAAGCGCAAGCGGAAGTCAAAAGATATATATGAATGTAAAAATAAACGGGCAAATTGACGACGAGTCTGATAAAATAAGAATAATAGATAAATATGAAGGGAATATAGAAATAGCGGGCAAACAAGTGGGAACAATAGGAGCGCTGACAGCAGGCGATGGAATGAAAGCGGTAGAATTCGGGGAGAACGCAGTAATAAACGGAAATTTTAGTTTAGAAGGCGGAAAAATAGATAACGGAGCATATGAAATAAAAATGTATAAAGGGGACGACGCAACGTTTAGCGATTGGAGCGCGTCGGCAGACCCAAGGGATTATTATCTAAGAACAGCAGTAAGCGGAGCCGGAGGAAACCCGGTGCTAACGGACGTATATAAAACAATGGCGAATATGCCAATATTGAACGTGCTGTTGGCGCGAGCGGGAATGAACAGTTTAGAAAAACGCTTAGGCGATTTAAGAGGTTTTGGGGTTGGAATAGCGGGCGTGTGGAGCAGGGTATATGGAGTAAACGAGAAAGTAAAAGATATGGTGGACACAAATTTAAGTTTAATGGGAATAGAAGCGGGTTTTGACGTTTTGGTAAATAGAGAGGAAAAGAATAAAATATATGTTGGAGGAATGTTTGGATATACGGGAACATTGGAAGCCAAAACAAAGTTAGGTGTAGAAAACAGCAACGGAAACGGAAGGGGAGTAAGCGTAGGGTTGTATGGAAGCTGGATAGAAGAAAGCGGCTGGTTTGTAGATTTGGCAAGCAGATATTTCATAACAAGTTTTGATATGGCAAATTACAGTTCAATAGGCGATAAGTTGGAGTATAAACCTGAAAGGGACATATGGGCAACGGGAATAGAAGCGGGAAAAACGTTCAAGGTAGAGGAAGACGAGAATAAATATATAAGAATAGAACCGAAGTTAGAAGTGCAGTATCTAATGGCAGGCGACGATAAAACAACGGTAACCAACGGCGTAGGGAGTTTGGAGTATGGAAAAGCGAATTATGTGAAAGGAAAAGCGAATATATTGATAGGTTACGCAGTAATGAAAAACGGGGAAGTGAAGTATGAGCCGTATATAGAAATAGGGTATAACCATGAGCTGGCAGGGAAAGGGAAAATGAGTTATAGCGGGGTAGGGTATGAAAGCAACATAAGCGGAGGCGGATTTGAAGGAGCGTTGGGAATAGATGTAAAGGTGAGCGAAAATATATACATATACGGACAAGGAAATATAGAGAGCGGGGAAAAGTTTAGCGCAATAGGAGCAAACGTAGGAGTAAGAATAGGAATAGGGGAAAAGGGAAAGGAAGCAGCAGTAGTAGAAACAAAAGCAAAGCCGGCGGTTGTTGAATCAACGGCAACGGCAGCGGTAGAAAAAGAAGATAAAGATATAGAAGAAGCCAAAGCAAGAAGGAAAGCGTCAATAAAAGCGTTTAGTATTAAGGCGGCAAGTTTTGGAGTAGGTAAATCAGAGTTAACGCCGAAAGCGAAAGAAGATATAAAAGAGATGGCGCAAGAAATAAAGAAGTATGAGTACACGTCGGTAACAATAGAAGGGCACACAGACGCAAGCGGAAAAGCGGAAGTAAATCAAGAGTTGTCTGAGAAAAGAGCAAAGAGCGTGAGAGAAGAGTTTGTAAAAGAAGGAATAGAAGAAAGCAAAGTGAGAATAATAGGATTTGGACACAGAATGTCGGTGGACACAAACGAAACAGCCGCCGGAAGAGCCAACAACAGAAGAGTAGAAATATTTGTAGAATAA
- a CDS encoding ComF family protein, with translation MKTIKSIISHAVSFVFPITCSLCSTDLPRGAKQRVCPSCFEGLTKNDGLICKKCGVFLPDGGEHCYACLKDRKRFSFDTLRSPYVYQDGVRKLILKFKYSGRMFLTKEFENSLADTAVKNNFHNLTECIIPVPLNFVRRVKRGYNQAELLAFGAASKISKPVYTNVLYRKKITKPQFKLAKSARIENVKNSFLVKNIELIKNKNILLIDDVATTGATLSTCAAALKLAGAKKVFALTLARDM, from the coding sequence ATGAAAACAATAAAAAGCATCATCTCTCATGCGGTATCATTTGTGTTTCCTATAACTTGTTCTTTGTGCTCTACAGATTTGCCGCGCGGCGCAAAGCAAAGAGTGTGCCCGTCTTGTTTTGAGGGGTTAACAAAAAACGACGGACTCATTTGTAAAAAATGCGGAGTTTTTTTGCCCGACGGAGGGGAACACTGCTATGCGTGTTTAAAAGACCGCAAAAGATTTTCTTTTGACACGCTGCGATCGCCGTATGTTTACCAAGACGGCGTTCGCAAACTTATTTTAAAATTTAAATATTCCGGAAGAATGTTTCTTACAAAAGAATTTGAAAACTCTTTGGCGGACACCGCCGTTAAAAATAATTTTCACAATCTTACCGAATGCATAATTCCGGTTCCGTTAAATTTTGTCCGACGCGTTAAAAGAGGGTATAATCAGGCGGAGCTTCTGGCTTTTGGCGCGGCGTCAAAAATTTCTAAACCCGTTTACACAAATGTTTTATACAGAAAGAAAATTACCAAGCCGCAGTTTAAACTTGCCAAGAGCGCAAGAATTGAAAATGTTAAAAATTCTTTTTTGGTCAAAAATATAGAGCTTATAAAAAATAAAAATATACTTTTAATAGATGACGTTGCAACTACGGGCGCAACTCTTTCAACTTGCGCGGCAGCTTTAAAATTAGCGGGCGCCAAAAAAGTTTTTGCGCTTACTTTAGCGCGCGACATGTAG
- a CDS encoding LptF/LptG family permease, protein MIKKIHAYIIKEFVYSFLFGLAVFSMLLLLDQVFQLVDLFLSKGVSLFLVIKLFALIFPNILTLAVPMAVLFGVLLAYGRFSEDNEITAMKANCVDYKTLSVPVIVFVAVLSFFLIFFNHFISPSMHGDFRNLFNEIITKRPLVKLDEKALISVEGYNIYANKVDNKNNSMFGITIYKFADQTKKQKSQGAASLQNDSGEWRMSASSGTVKTYSNGIQLTLYKGYWQRATPSNIKNMTHVVFQSYTFNIPFQAAQAAQTVTTKEMSSVQLLKMIKDHKKQDIPYTAYSSEYWQRWIFALAPIAFVLVAIPIGIMSGKGGKTIGFGMSLGVLLFYYMLFLLVLNLGEKGRAPLGLIIWLPNILTSGIGAYLFTRMVKK, encoded by the coding sequence ATGATTAAAAAAATACACGCTTACATTATTAAAGAGTTTGTATATTCCTTCCTTTTCGGGTTGGCGGTATTTTCAATGCTGCTGCTTTTAGATCAGGTGTTTCAGCTTGTTGACCTTTTTTTGTCAAAAGGCGTGTCGTTGTTTCTTGTTATTAAACTTTTCGCTTTAATTTTTCCTAATATTTTAACTTTAGCCGTGCCTATGGCGGTGCTGTTTGGAGTTTTGTTGGCTTACGGAAGATTTTCCGAAGATAACGAAATTACCGCAATGAAAGCAAACTGCGTGGACTATAAAACTTTATCGGTTCCCGTAATTGTATTCGTGGCTGTTCTTTCTTTCTTTTTGATTTTTTTCAACCATTTTATTTCTCCCTCCATGCACGGAGATTTCAGAAATCTTTTTAACGAAATAATAACTAAAAGACCTCTTGTAAAACTTGACGAAAAAGCTTTAATTTCCGTGGAAGGCTACAACATTTACGCAAATAAAGTTGACAATAAAAACAATTCAATGTTCGGTATAACAATTTATAAGTTTGCAGATCAAACGAAAAAACAAAAATCTCAAGGCGCAGCTTCCCTTCAAAACGACTCGGGCGAATGGCGCATGTCGGCGTCTTCCGGAACCGTAAAAACTTACTCCAACGGAATACAGCTTACGCTTTATAAAGGATACTGGCAAAGAGCTACGCCGTCAAATATAAAGAATATGACGCACGTTGTTTTTCAATCTTACACCTTTAACATACCTTTTCAAGCAGCACAGGCAGCGCAAACGGTAACCACAAAAGAGATGTCTTCAGTGCAGCTGTTAAAAATGATAAAAGATCATAAAAAACAAGACATTCCATATACGGCATACTCAAGCGAGTATTGGCAGCGGTGGATTTTCGCTTTGGCGCCTATAGCGTTTGTTCTTGTTGCAATTCCTATAGGCATAATGTCCGGCAAAGGCGGTAAGACAATAGGTTTTGGAATGAGTCTGGGCGTGCTTTTGTTTTATTATATGTTGTTTCTTCTTGTTTTAAATCTCGGCGAAAAAGGCAGGGCGCCTTTGGGGCTTATAATTTGGCTTCCTAACATATTAACTTCGGGCATAGGCGCTTATTTGTTTACGAGAATGGTAAAAAAATGA
- a CDS encoding LptF/LptG family permease → MTILYSYISKQFLKIFSFTTVAFAFVVFISELFGRLNYFMSKDADFGSVMLFLLASTPWLALQALPVATLLAVMFSLGDLAKKNEITAIKAAGINLWRIITIFLLMGVCIGAIDLAAREFLIPVTGQYSSKIRREKIDKSDEQIQYEFANIVVSLNDSSRLAIGHLNAREMTMQNIVLEKYDENFYITTLVLAPEGFWQNNNWVFKNGVERDFNTDMWDEKYFSQYDSGIHLKPEELTLKSVSYRNMNTKEFKKYITQLRVFGQTALKERISLNVRYASVFCHVIVMMVGIPFALGLGGKFGKILSFTLALGVAFTYWGLQAITQSLGENYLLSPFMAAWVPNFVFIALGIYLLSKVKK, encoded by the coding sequence ATGACAATTTTATATTCTTACATTTCAAAACAATTTCTTAAAATATTTTCATTTACAACCGTGGCGTTTGCTTTTGTAGTTTTTATATCCGAACTTTTCGGACGTCTTAACTATTTTATGAGCAAAGATGCGGACTTTGGCTCCGTTATGCTTTTTCTTTTGGCAAGCACGCCGTGGCTGGCGCTGCAGGCGTTGCCGGTAGCCACTCTTTTAGCGGTAATGTTTTCACTTGGAGATCTTGCAAAAAAAAATGAAATAACCGCTATAAAAGCCGCAGGAATAAATTTATGGCGCATAATAACTATTTTTCTTTTGATGGGCGTTTGCATTGGCGCTATAGACCTTGCCGCAAGAGAGTTTTTAATTCCCGTTACCGGACAATACAGTTCAAAAATAAGGCGTGAAAAAATAGACAAAAGCGACGAACAGATACAATACGAATTTGCAAATATTGTTGTGTCGCTAAATGACAGTTCGCGTCTTGCAATAGGGCATTTAAACGCAAGAGAAATGACAATGCAAAATATTGTGCTTGAAAAATACGACGAAAACTTTTACATAACAACGCTTGTTTTGGCGCCGGAAGGTTTTTGGCAAAATAACAACTGGGTATTTAAAAACGGAGTTGAAAGAGATTTTAATACAGACATGTGGGACGAAAAATATTTTTCGCAATATGATTCCGGAATACATCTTAAACCGGAAGAGCTTACTCTAAAAAGCGTCAGCTACAGAAATATGAACACAAAAGAGTTTAAAAAATACATAACGCAACTGCGGGTTTTCGGACAAACGGCTTTAAAAGAGCGAATATCTCTTAACGTTAGATACGCATCCGTATTTTGTCATGTTATAGTTATGATGGTAGGAATTCCGTTTGCTTTAGGACTTGGCGGCAAGTTTGGAAAAATACTTAGCTTTACGCTTGCATTAGGAGTGGCTTTTACTTACTGGGGACTGCAAGCCATAACGCAGTCTCTCGGAGAAAATTATTTACTATCCCCTTTCATGGCGGCCTGGGTTCCTAATTTTGTATTCATAGCTTTGGGAATTTACCTACTATCAAAAGTTAAAAAATAA
- the lexA gene encoding transcriptional repressor LexA, with product MEKLTQKQQAVLDFIKKYSLENGTMPTIREIAAKFKITIGPVQKYLEVLTKKGYLDKKDSRARGIEIKGRQKFAPVPILGSVHAGTFLEPVEDAQDYVYINTDVTRSRECFALKVKGDSMEPSGIVEGDTVVISKSNQVTNGDIVVAMIEGEAAIKQYNKSAGRVAFISTNPLYPPVYPKDYKVLGKLIYLVREYKN from the coding sequence ATGGAAAAGCTTACGCAAAAGCAACAAGCTGTTTTAGATTTCATTAAAAAATATTCTCTTGAAAACGGCACTATGCCTACGATAAGAGAGATTGCCGCAAAATTTAAAATAACTATAGGTCCAGTTCAAAAATATCTTGAAGTTTTGACAAAAAAAGGATATTTGGATAAAAAAGATTCACGCGCGCGCGGCATTGAAATAAAAGGCCGCCAAAAATTTGCGCCCGTTCCTATTTTAGGAAGCGTGCATGCGGGAACTTTTTTAGAACCTGTTGAAGACGCGCAGGATTACGTTTACATAAATACCGATGTAACAAGAAGTCGCGAGTGTTTTGCGCTAAAAGTAAAGGGAGACAGCATGGAGCCTTCGGGAATAGTAGAGGGCGACACTGTGGTAATATCAAAAAGCAATCAGGTTACAAACGGCGACATAGTTGTAGCAATGATAGAAGGCGAAGCCGCAATAAAACAGTATAATAAGTCAGCCGGAAGAGTAGCTTTTATATCTACTAACCCATTGTATCCGCCGGTTTATCCTAAAGATTATAAAGTTTTGGGAAAGCTTATTTATTTGGTAAGAGAATACAAGAACTAA
- a CDS encoding flavin reductase family protein, translating into MDLNALTKLHYGVYILSSAADGKMSGQTTNSVMQVTSDPVQIAACVSKQNFTYELINKSGKFSISAISQEAPFKFIGNFGFKSGRNINKFENIEHYISNGIPVVTQHATAVFELELVQKIDLGTHEIFIGKVTEMKITDNSQTTMTYEHYHKVKGGLTPKNAPTFGK; encoded by the coding sequence ATGGATTTAAATGCGTTAACAAAACTTCACTACGGCGTTTACATTCTATCTTCCGCCGCCGATGGCAAAATGAGCGGACAAACCACAAACTCCGTCATGCAGGTAACTTCAGACCCTGTGCAAATTGCAGCATGCGTTTCAAAGCAAAACTTTACTTACGAACTTATAAACAAATCCGGAAAGTTTTCAATTTCCGCAATTTCTCAAGAAGCGCCGTTTAAATTTATAGGAAATTTCGGATTTAAATCCGGAAGAAATATAAACAAATTTGAAAATATAGAGCACTACATATCAAACGGAATTCCGGTTGTAACGCAGCATGCAACCGCGGTATTTGAACTTGAACTTGTTCAAAAAATAGATTTAGGCACGCATGAAATATTTATAGGCAAAGTTACGGAAATGAAAATTACAGACAACTCGCAAACCACAATGACATACGAACACTACCACAAAGTTAAAGGCGGTCTTACGCCAAAGAATGCGCCGACTTTCGGAAAATAA
- a CDS encoding YbaB/EbfC family nucleoid-associated protein: MELFKMAKEAMSMRSKFSEMDKKLKAHILDIEYKGIKIKVNAKNEFLELSIPDDLLKESKDKIEKVVLNAFSEASKKSQEVMAEEAKKITGGLKIPGM; encoded by the coding sequence ATGGAACTTTTTAAAATGGCAAAAGAAGCAATGTCAATGAGAAGCAAATTCAGCGAAATGGACAAAAAACTTAAAGCGCATATTTTGGATATAGAGTATAAGGGAATAAAAATTAAAGTAAACGCAAAAAATGAATTTTTAGAACTTTCTATTCCCGATGATTTGCTTAAAGAAAGCAAAGATAAAATTGAGAAAGTTGTTTTAAACGCGTTTTCCGAAGCTTCAAAAAAATCTCAGGAAGTTATGGCGGAAGAAGCTAAAAAAATTACCGGCGGATTAAAAATTCCCGGAATGTAA
- a CDS encoding SH3 domain-containing protein has translation MKKFFYALVLSGFVFSCAANNIERNGNIIISPAPLSFDSVDRSMKSAGYWIGKIPTPDKVILTAKEIDAFNAKTFSGSAALNNVLKFKPQYRRNGLALEQKKVIAAFAKYYDGTSPSPVGRKYFSDVENNIDFKLLNSKVNVRFAMTVSYAQLRLLPSDKPLFSSLDTLDLDRVQLTQLNLGSPLAVLYATKDNAWYYVSSEIAEGWIRARSLAFCDKDVLEDYAQWDVFAVTVSAYSDIYADEKLTKFLDHVKMGTKLALVNLDGDSAEVRVPAVKPDGTLGFQKAFIKSRDVSIGYLKYTQRNVLEQAFKYLNYPYGWGGSNGEQDCSGFLKQVFECFGIVLPRNSTAQSRAGVLGAQFAKEDSDELRTEKILSNAVAGITIFYFPGHIMLYAGQDGGKPYVIHAIWGYGEDTDKYSKTYLINKVLISTLDVGSASKKGSLLHRTTLMKIIK, from the coding sequence ATGAAGAAATTTTTTTACGCGCTGGTTTTATCCGGCTTTGTTTTTTCATGCGCCGCAAATAACATAGAACGCAACGGGAATATTATAATTTCTCCGGCGCCGTTGTCTTTTGACAGCGTGGACAGAAGCATGAAAAGCGCCGGATATTGGATAGGTAAAATTCCAACCCCCGACAAAGTTATTTTAACCGCAAAAGAGATAGACGCTTTCAATGCAAAAACATTCAGCGGCAGCGCGGCGCTTAACAACGTTTTAAAATTCAAACCGCAATACCGCAGAAACGGTCTTGCCTTGGAACAAAAAAAAGTTATAGCGGCATTTGCAAAATATTACGACGGAACTTCGCCTTCTCCGGTAGGCAGAAAATATTTTTCAGACGTTGAAAATAATATAGATTTTAAACTTTTAAATTCAAAAGTTAACGTTCGGTTTGCCATGACCGTAAGCTACGCGCAGTTAAGACTTCTTCCTTCCGACAAGCCTCTTTTTTCTTCGCTTGATACTTTAGATTTGGACAGAGTTCAGCTTACGCAGCTTAATTTGGGTTCTCCTCTTGCGGTTTTGTACGCCACAAAAGATAATGCGTGGTATTACGTTTCGTCTGAAATTGCCGAAGGCTGGATACGCGCGCGGTCTTTGGCGTTTTGCGATAAAGACGTTTTAGAAGATTATGCGCAGTGGGATGTGTTTGCCGTTACTGTGTCGGCTTACTCGGATATATACGCCGATGAGAAACTGACAAAATTTTTAGATCATGTAAAAATGGGCACAAAACTTGCTTTGGTAAATTTAGACGGCGACAGCGCCGAAGTTAGAGTGCCGGCTGTAAAGCCCGACGGAACGCTTGGTTTTCAAAAAGCTTTTATAAAGTCGCGCGACGTTTCAATAGGTTATCTTAAATACACGCAGCGCAACGTTTTAGAGCAGGCTTTTAAATATTTAAATTATCCTTACGGCTGGGGCGGTTCTAACGGCGAGCAGGATTGTTCCGGATTTTTAAAACAGGTTTTTGAGTGTTTCGGAATAGTTCTTCCCAGAAATTCTACGGCGCAAAGCAGAGCAGGCGTTTTAGGCGCGCAGTTTGCAAAAGAAGATTCCGATGAGTTAAGAACCGAAAAAATTCTTTCAAACGCTGTTGCAGGCATAACAATTTTTTATTTTCCCGGACATATCATGCTTTACGCCGGTCAAGACGGCGGCAAACCTTATGTTATTCACGCAATATGGGGATACGGCGAAGATACCGATAAATATTCAAAAACATATCTTATAAATAAAGTGCTTATATCAACTTTAGACGTTGGAAGCGCGTCAAAAAAAGGGTCGCTTCTTCACAGAACTACGTTAATGAAAATAATAAAATGA
- a CDS encoding nitroreductase family protein has translation MSENIFDKLVKERSNVLLDIIKQRRSVRKFNPEPVADTDVRTIIEAATMAPSATNSQNWRFIAIKSEDKRKELVCSIEEQIKEYSALITSQRAYNEFNAYSRFFTFFSSAPLVIAVIKTPYTSFSMRIMQRYGISPEALEAADMQGPSAAIQNMLLAAHALGYGACWMTGPLIAKDKLEKVLNINSPDHLIALIPVGKTEASPATPKRKPIDEIFETI, from the coding sequence ATGTCTGAAAATATTTTTGATAAACTTGTAAAAGAAAGAAGCAACGTTCTTCTTGATATAATAAAACAGCGCAGAAGCGTTAGGAAATTTAATCCGGAGCCGGTTGCCGACACGGACGTGCGCACAATAATAGAAGCCGCAACCATGGCGCCTTCCGCCACAAACAGTCAAAATTGGCGCTTTATAGCCATTAAATCCGAAGATAAAAGAAAAGAACTTGTGTGCTCAATTGAAGAGCAGATAAAAGAGTATTCAGCGCTTATAACGTCGCAAAGAGCATATAACGAGTTTAACGCCTACTCAAGATTTTTTACGTTTTTCTCAAGCGCGCCTCTTGTTATTGCGGTTATTAAAACGCCTTACACTTCATTTAGCATGAGAATTATGCAAAGATACGGAATATCTCCCGAAGCTCTTGAAGCTGCGGATATGCAGGGACCTTCGGCGGCTATACAAAATATGCTTCTTGCCGCGCACGCTTTAGGTTACGGCGCGTGTTGGATGACGGGTCCTTTAATAGCTAAAGATAAGCTTGAAAAAGTTTTAAATATTAACTCTCCGGATCATCTTATTGCATTAATTCCGGTCGGCAAAACAGAAGCGTCGCCGGCAACTCCTAAAAGAAAACCTATTGATGAAATTTTTGAAACTATTTAA
- a CDS encoding biotin--[acetyl-CoA-carboxylase] ligase produces the protein MKVLNLLSDKKYLSGKNLAEALSISRAAVHKQINTLKRNGYVIESSPKGYKLCAKDDVLSEQELLLAVKKPLGIFKKLLYYKKINSTQTKLKTIADAVAREGVIVCADVQTGGYGRMKREWSSSNGGLWFSMLLKPALRPDEVSKLALIISLALNRVFKQKYGVKTNIKWPNDILFKGRKASGILVDMSAEQDIVNWVVAGIGINVNNVLPKELKNISVSLGEILNKFVGRAQLLAQFLCVFDEIYAAFKKSGFKIFVKEYNDNIVFINESIKIDTGFDIIEGVNLGIDGDGKLILKTPKGLEKITAGTVVKGK, from the coding sequence ATGAAAGTTTTAAATTTACTTTCCGACAAAAAATACTTGTCCGGCAAAAACTTGGCAGAAGCGTTGTCCATTTCGCGCGCCGCCGTGCACAAGCAGATAAACACGCTTAAAAGAAACGGATACGTAATTGAGTCTTCTCCTAAAGGTTATAAACTTTGCGCAAAAGATGATGTTCTTAGCGAGCAGGAACTTTTGCTTGCCGTAAAAAAACCTCTTGGCATTTTCAAAAAACTTCTCTATTACAAAAAAATAAATTCTACCCAAACAAAACTTAAAACAATAGCCGACGCCGTTGCGCGGGAAGGGGTTATTGTTTGCGCGGACGTTCAAACGGGCGGATACGGCAGAATGAAAAGAGAATGGAGTTCGTCTAACGGCGGGCTTTGGTTTTCAATGCTTTTAAAACCGGCGTTGCGCCCGGACGAAGTTTCAAAACTTGCGCTTATTATAAGTTTGGCGTTAAACAGAGTGTTTAAACAAAAATACGGCGTTAAAACAAACATAAAATGGCCTAACGATATTTTGTTTAAAGGCAGAAAAGCGTCGGGGATACTTGTAGATATGTCTGCCGAACAAGATATTGTCAATTGGGTTGTGGCGGGCATAGGAATAAACGTTAACAACGTTTTGCCTAAAGAGTTAAAAAATATTTCCGTTTCATTAGGCGAAATTTTAAATAAGTTTGTAGGCAGAGCTCAATTGCTTGCGCAGTTTTTATGCGTTTTTGACGAAATTTACGCGGCCTTTAAAAAGTCCGGATTTAAAATTTTTGTCAAAGAGTATAACGACAACATCGTTTTTATAAATGAAAGTATTAAAATAGACACGGGATTTGATATAATAGAAGGCGTAAATCTTGGCATTGACGGCGACGGCAAACTTATTTTAAAAACGCCCAAAGGCTTAGAAAAAATAACGGCTGGAACCGTAGTAAAGGGGAAATAA